The genomic stretch TGGCTGCTGCCTTTCGCAGGTTCAGATAGCCTTTGTCCCATGATTGCACGAGACAAAATAGCAGCAGATTGAGCAAAATCGGATAGTTTGGAACAGAGGAATGCCAGTATGATGCCACCTGTTTTAAATTATCCAAGCAATAAGGAACACATCATGGGCGCACGCCGCAAATTTCCGATTCCACTCAGTTATTTCAGCACCACCATCGGCCTATTCGCGTTGGGTTTGTCGTGGCGCTATGGCGCAGCGGCAGGCCTGATGCCGACTTGGCCGAGCGAATGGCTGCTGGCAGCGGCATTTGCGGTGTGGTTGGTGCTGGTGGCGGCTTATGTGTGCAAGATATTGGCTTATCGCGATGAGTTTTTAGGCGACTTAACCGATTTGGTGCAATGCTGTTTTCTCAGCGCCATTCCGATTACCACCATCTTGGCAGGCATTGCCGGGCTGCCTTATGCCGCCGGGGCGGCACGCGTGCTGGTGTATGCCGGCATTTCTGGGCAGCTGGCGTTTGCCATGTATCGTGCTGCCGGGCTGTGGCGCGGGCTGCACAGCTTGGCAGCCACTACGCCGGTGATTTATCTGCCTACGGTGGCCGCTAATTTCGTGAGTGCCACGGCGCTAGACGTGCTGGGGCAGCATGATTATGCGGTGTTGTTTTTCGGTGCGGGGCTGCTGTCTTGGTTTAGCCTGGAGGCGGCGATTTTAGGCAGGCTGCGCACGGCGGTGGCGGTTGCACCGCAGGTGCGCGGGATAGTGGGCATCCAGCTTGCGCCGGCCTTTGTGGGCTGTGGGGCGTATTTTGCGGTGAACGGCGGCGCAATCGACATTTTTGCGCTGGCCTTGATGGGATACGGCTGTTTGCAGTTTCTGCTGTTGCTGCGCCTGCTGGGCTGGTTTGCCGAGGGCGGGTTTAGCATGAGCTGGTGGGGCTTCTCGTTCGGCTTGGCGGCCATGTGCGGCTGCGGGCTGCACCTTTTGGCTGCGGGCAAGATGGTATGGCTGGGCACGGTGCTGGCGGTAAGCGGCTCGGCTGGGGTAGCACTGTTGTTGGCGGGAACGTTGTATTTGGTGTGGCAGGGGCGGTTTTTGGTGCGTTAGGCTGCTTGTGCCCTTGTTGCAAAGGCTACCTGAAAACGGTTGATACGGTTTCAGGTAGCCTTTTTGTAGCGGAGGAAGGTATCAGAGCAAATCCAATTGCGCTAAAGCCTGTTGCAGCTGGTCGGACATCCAGTGGTTGCTGGCAGCGAGGGTCATGAGGGCGGTGGCGGTTTCGATATTGCATTTGCCGCCGCCCACCGCGCCGGCCTGGCGCAGGGCGTTGCCTTGGGCGTAGGCGGTGCCGGTGCGGCCGTGGTGGGCTTGGCTGATGTTGAGCAACAGGCCGCCGTTTTGGGTGAAGTGTTGCACGGCGGCGAGCAATTCGGAGCTGGCGGGGGCGTGGCCTTGGCCGTAGGAAAGCAGGATGGCGGCTTCTTGGGGGAAGTGGCGCAGGCTGTGGGCGATTTGCTCGGGGCTGCTGCCGGGGGTGAGCAGGTGGCTGCACACGCGGGCGGCTGGGTTGAAGCGGGTGGGCAGGCCGCTGAGGCGGCAGGGCAGGGGTGTTTGGCTGCCAGGTGTTGAAGTGGGCGTTGTCGAAGCCTTGGTCGAGCTCGGTGCTGCATTTACTGCTGCCGATAGCGGGATAGAGCTGGCCGCCGAAGGCGATAACGGTGCCGTGCAGTTGGGGATTTTGCAGGGCGGCAATGGCGGTGTGGAGGTTGGCCGGGGCATCGCTGTTGGCGGCGTGGTAGGGCTTTTGCGCGCCGGTGAGGACGATGGGTTTGCCGCCGTTGTCGAGCGCAAGGGCGAGGAGGTTGGCGGTGTAGGCGAGGGTGTCGGTACCGTGCAAGACGAGGATGCCGTCGTGCTCGGGCAGGGCGGCTTGCAGGAGGGAGAGCCATTCTGCCCAATGTTGGGGGGTGATGTTGGAGCTGTCGATCAGAGGCTGGCAGATGTGCCAGTGGAACACGGCTTGTTCGGCATAGGGCTGCAGAGCTTGTTCGGCGAGTTCGGCATCGGGCACAAGGCCGTCGGGGCTGGGCTTCATGCCGATGGTGCCGCCGGTGTAGAGGACGAATATTTTTTGCATGGCGGAATGTTTTGTTGGAAATGGGATATGGAATTATAGGGGCTAGCTGAAAAATTGGGGTAGGGGGTTGGGGTTTCTTTTTCGGGTAGCCTTGGTGTGATTGAGGGAATGGATTAAAGGCTACCTGAAAAACCAATTAGTCGGTGTAAACAGGCAAATAGGGCTGGATTTGGTTTGCGGGTAGGTGTGCGGTTTCGTGCGGCGGATAGGTACCGGCGTAGATGTGTTCGCCGATGGCGGGGTCGTGTACGAACCAATCGTAGTAGGCTAATTCGCCTTGGGCATCAAACCAGTCGCAGCGGGCGGTTTGTGTGTTGATGTGGTAAGAGTGGGTGTAGCACAGAAGCTGGAGGCCGTTGCCGGTGTCGAGGTAGTCGGAAAAACCGTCTTCTTGTGTGAAGGACGGGGTGTGGTAGTGGTAAATCCGGCAGGCTGTGATGCGGCCGGCAGCGGCTGTGTAGCAAAAGAAGCCGCGTATGCGGTTTTGGGTGTCGAATTCGGCGGTGGTTTGGCTAATGAGCTGGCCGTGTTCGTTGAGCTCGGTGGTACAGACGGCAATGTCTTGATGATTGCGGATGATGATGAATTGGCGGTTGGAATCGGGATCGAGTGTGAGCATGGCATGGTTTAAAGGCTACCTGAAAAGTGTTTTGCTTTTCAGGTAGCCTTTTAGTTAGCTGATGGAATTACTGAACTTTAATCAGTTTAACATCGAATACCAGCACGGAGTTGGGCGGAATGCTGGGGTTGCCTTTGTCGCCGTAGGCGAGTTCGGCGGGGACGTAGAGGGTGTATTCGCCGCCTTCTTTCATCAACTGCAGGCCTTCGGTCCAACCTTTGATCACGCCGTCGAGCTTGAAGGTAGCGGGTTCGCCGCGTTTGATGGAGCTGTCGAACACGGTGCCGTCGAGCAATCTGCCTTCGTAGTGTACGGTTACAGTGCTCTTAGCAGTGGGCTGTTTGCCGGTACCTTCGGTTTTCACGCTGTATTGCAGGCCGGAGGGAGTGGTTTTCACACCTTCTTTGGCTTTGTTGGCTTCGAGGAAGGCTTTACCTTCTTCCAGCTGGCGGGTGGCCAGTTTGCCCATCTGGGCAGTATGGTATTGCTGCAGGATGTTGTTGGCTTCTTCGTCGCTCACGGGCAGCGGCTGGCTGGCCATACCGGCCTGCAGGCCTTTAATCAAGGTGGCTTGGTCGAAATCTAAGATAGTGTTGGCGTCGCCCAGCTGTTGGCCTTGGAGGTAGCCGATGAGGTAGCTGGCTTTTTGTTGTTCGGTCATGCCGGCCAATACGTCGGAGGCGGCGGCAAGGCCCGAAGCGGCAGCGGGGTCGGATGCGGTTGAAGCTGCAGCAGGGGAAGATACGGCCGGAGCAGAGGCGCTGCCAGAAGTGGGCTGTTGGTTACAGGCGGCCAGGGCGAATACCACGGCGGCGGCCAGCAGGCCAGTGCGGAATGTGTTGGTTTGCATAAAACTCCCTAATGTGAATGAAAGGAAACAACAGCGAGCATTACATCATTTCCGCCGTGCCGTTTCAATCGGTTTTACCTGAATTAAAAGGCCTCGGCTTGTTTTTTCGCAGCAGAAGTGATGAAATTCCGCCTTTGTACCGAACACACAGAAAGATTTGCTATGCCACCCGTTTGCCTGCCGCGCGGCCCGATTATGGCCGATGTTGCCACCCACCGCCTGAGCGAGGAAGAAAAACAACGCCTGCTGCACCCAGCCGTTGGCGGTGTGATTTTGTTTCGCCGCAATTACCAAAACCGCAGCCAACTTCAGGCTTTGTGTGCCGAAATCAAGGCATTGCGTACG from Eikenella exigua encodes the following:
- the tehA gene encoding dicarboxylate transporter/tellurite-resistance protein TehA, coding for MGARRKFPIPLSYFSTTIGLFALGLSWRYGAAAGLMPTWPSEWLLAAAFAVWLVLVAAYVCKILAYRDEFLGDLTDLVQCCFLSAIPITTILAGIAGLPYAAGAARVLVYAGISGQLAFAMYRAAGLWRGLHSLAATTPVIYLPTVAANFVSATALDVLGQHDYAVLFFGAGLLSWFSLEAAILGRLRTAVAVAPQVRGIVGIQLAPAFVGCGAYFAVNGGAIDIFALALMGYGCLQFLLLLRLLGWFAEGGFSMSWWGFSFGLAAMCGCGLHLLAAGKMVWLGTVLAVSGSAGVALLLAGTLYLVWQGRFLVR
- a CDS encoding FKBP-type peptidyl-prolyl cis-trans isomerase: MQTNTFRTGLLAAAVVFALAACNQQPTSGSASAPAVSSPAAASTASDPAAASGLAAASDVLAGMTEQQKASYLIGYLQGQQLGDANTILDFDQATLIKGLQAGMASQPLPVSDEEANNILQQYHTAQMGKLATRQLEEGKAFLEANKAKEGVKTTPSGLQYSVKTEGTGKQPTAKSTVTVHYEGRLLDGTVFDSSIKRGEPATFKLDGVIKGWTEGLQLMKEGGEYTLYVPAELAYGDKGNPSIPPNSVLVFDVKLIKVQ